TACCTACATACAATGCGCCGAATAAGATTAAATGGTAATAAGTCATAATTCGAATCAGTCGTTCTTGGCCTGCAGCGAGAAACAAACCGAGCGTAAGCCAGAACCAACCATTAAATGGTAGTTCGAATTTTGTGGGTGGAAAATCTCCAGAAATATCTATTTGATCAACGTCTACATTTTCAATTTTCACAATTGAATTATTTTCAATAATTGATTCAATATGGGGGACAACTATATTTTGGATAATCATAGATTGAATCGGCCGAAACACCCCAATGTAGAGGACAGAAATCCCTGACAGAATAAGTATCAACCGTTTGATGGCGCTAATAGATCTTGATCGCTGATGGTTGTCCATAAATACCAAAGTGTGAGTACAATTGGATAAAAAATGAAATAAGAACTATAGGTATGCACCTGCTCCCACCAATTGGGAATGTAGTAAATGGATAGGGCAAATATCATGATTCGAAAAACATTGGCCACAATAAGTAGGGCAATACCGCCAGCTAAAAACATAATCCTTTTGTAAATGTTTCCTCCCGGATATGCGATAATAAATCCTATATAGAGGCCAATTAATTCTAATCCATTACATCCATTTTGGATTTCAACCCCATTGGTGCCGGTTACAGCTAAAATTCGGGAATCCGAATATATTTCCCATCCGAAAACATTGAGCAAACTTCCTGCTAAGCTTACGCCGGAATAACTTAAAAACGCATCCAATCGGCCGTCCGGCAAAAGATAATAATCGTAGAGAAGATACCAAATTACATATACCCCGCCCGCCATAATCAGGAATCGTGTTAAGGGAGATATGTGTTTTGTTTGGTTCCGAGCATCCATGGTGATTGCTATTTTACATGAGGAATGATTCCAGTGTCAATAAAATAGTCATAGGTTTCTTCTTGCCGATAAGTCTGAAATATCCTAAAGTCTCATCTAGTAATTTTAATTCATGAAGAGGATAACAAATGAATTTCTTGAAAAAATTTATCATAATTAGTCTATTGAGTTTTGGCAGTCTATGGGCTCAACAGACGATCATCCATGTCGGTACAATGTTGGATGGCAAATCAAAAAATGCTGTAACCAAAAGATCCATCATCATTGAAGATGGAAAAATCGTTGACGTGATACGCGGTTATGCCAAGGGCGGTGAAAATGACAATGTTATCAATTTAAAAGATGCCACAGTCATGCCCGGTTGGATCGATATGCATGTTCACATGTCTGGCGAAATGAATCCAAAAGCATACGGCGAAGATTTTTATATGAATATTGAAGATGTGGCTTATCGTGCCATCCCTTATGTAGAAAAAACTCTCATGGCCGGATTCACCACCGTTCGGGATTTGGGTGGCGAAGTAATGCTTTCCACCCGTGATGCAATCAGAGCTGGCTATATCAAAGGTCCTAGAATTTATGCGGCAGGAAAAGCATTGGGCACAACGGGAGGTCATGCCGATCCCACCAGTGGATTGAATCGTAA
The DNA window shown above is from Candidatus Neomarinimicrobiota bacterium and carries:
- a CDS encoding archaeosortase/exosortase family protein, translating into MAGGVYVIWYLLYDYYLLPDGRLDAFLSYSGVSLAGSLLNVFGWEIYSDSRILAVTGTNGVEIQNGCNGLELIGLYIGFIIAYPGGNIYKRIMFLAGGIALLIVANVFRIMIFALSIYYIPNWWEQVHTYSSYFIFYPIVLTLWYLWTTISDQDLLAPSNG